A single region of the Brassica rapa cultivar Chiifu-401-42 chromosome A03, CAAS_Brap_v3.01, whole genome shotgun sequence genome encodes:
- the LOC103857190 gene encoding splicing factor-like protein 1 encodes MDSVELNNSNPSLDQPPPPSSETVASSKDDNSASLAPDQIPAPEATNGEKNQSDDTTTRRKRRSRWDPPPSESVNNTTAEGGGGDSGTGTRKRKSRWADDEPKPTIQLPDFVKEFGGGIEFDPEIQVLNSRLLDISRLLQSGMALDDRPEGQRSPSPEPVYDNMGIRINTREYRARERLNRERQEIISQIIKKNPAFKPPADYRPPKLQKKLFIPMKDYPGYNFIGLIIGPRGNTQKRMERETGAKIVIRGKGSMKEGRLQKKDMKYDPAENEDLHVLVEADTQEALDAAAGMVEKLLQPVDEVLNEHKRQQLRELATLNGTIRDEEFCRLCGEPGHRQFACPSRLNTFKSDVLCKICGDGGHPTIDCPVKDTTGKKMDDEYQNFLAELGGTLPESSLKQSSTTLALGAGSSGSNPPWANNGGSGASAHPGLGSNPAKPSKEYDEKNLYIGFLPTMLEDDGLINLFSPFGEIVMAKVIKDHVSGLSRGYGFVKYADVQMANSAIQAMNGYRLEGKTLAVRIAGKPAPPPGPPAPPPPTQSYPPPPSQQYGAGGQLPNPSYSPAPVPWGGPVPSYSPYAPPPPPPGSYHPVPGQHMPPYGMHYPPPPPPPHVTQAPPPGTTASESQQSFPPGVVQADSGTPPSSVPPNVYGSSLGQPPYMSYPSYYTAVPPPPPPPVPTSSADHSQSMSNMPWASNPPVSSTDHSQGLGNAPWAPNPPMPPSVGYSQSMGNAPWAPKPPAQPPAENPSAVGDSEYEKFMAEMK; translated from the coding sequence ATGGATTCCGTCGAATTGAACAATTCGAATCCTTCCCTCGATcaacctcctcctccttcctccGAAACCGTAGCTTCCTCCAAGGATGACAACTCCGCTTCCCTCGCTCCCGATCAGATTCCGGCTCCCGAAGCTACCAACGGCGAGAAGAATCAATCCGATGATACCACAACCCGGAGGAAGCGTCGGAGCAGGTGGGATCCTCCGCCTTCCGAGTCGGTTAACAATACTACCGCCGAAGGTGGTGGTGGCGATTCCGGTACCGGGACTAGGAAGCGTAAGTCGAGATGGGCGGACGATGAGCCGAAGCCGACGATTCAGCTTCCTGATTTCGTTAAGGAGTTCGGTGGAGGTATCGAGTTCGATCCCGAGATTCAGGTTTTGAATAGCAGGCTGCTTGATATCAGTAGGCTGCTTCAGTCCGGTATGGCTTTGGATGATAGACCTGAAGGTCAGAGGTCTCCTTCGCCAGAGCCTGTGTATGATAACATGGGGATTAGGATTAACACTAGGGAGTACAGAGCGAGGGAGAGGTTGAATAGAGAGAGGCAAGAGATTATATCTCAGATCATCAAAAAGAATCCTGCTTTTAAACCTCCTGCGGATTATAGGCCTCCCAAGCTCCAGAAGAAGCTGTTCATTCCGATGAAGGATTATCCTGGCTATAATTTCATTGGTCTTATTATTGGTCCCAGGGGGAATACTCAGAAGAGAATGGAGAGGGAGACTGGTGCTAAGATTGTGATTAGGGGTAAAGGGTCTATGAAAGAAGGTAGGCTGCAGAAGAAGGATATGAAGTACGACCCTGCAGAGAATGAGGATTTGCATGTTTTAGTCGAGGCTGATACTCAGGAAGCTCTTGATGCTGCTGCTGGTATGGTTGAGAAGCTCCTGCAGCCTGTTGATGAGGTGCTGAATGAACACAAGAGGCAGCAGCTGAGGGAGCTTGCTACCTTGAATGGGACTATAAGGGATGAAGAATTCTGTAGGCTGTGTGGTGAGCCAGGACATAGGCAGTTTGCTTGTCCGTCTCGTTTGAATACCTTTAAAAGTGATGTGCTTTGCAAGATTTGTGGTGATGGTGGACACCCTACTATTGATTGCCCTGTGAAGGATACCACTGGGAAGAAAATGGATGATGAGTATCAGAACTTTTTGGCAGAGTTAGGAGGAACTCTCCCTGAATCTTCTCTTAAACAGAGTAGTACTACCTTGGCTCTGGGAGCGGGAAGTTCCGGAAGTAATCCTCCATGGGCTAACAATGGGGGCAGTGGGGCAAGTGCGCATCCTGGCTTAGGGTCAAATCCAGCCAAACCCTCTAAAGAATATGATGAAAAAAATCTGTACATTGGGTTCTTGCCTACGATGCTTGAGGACGATGGTCTGATTAATCTTTTTTCACCCTTTGGTGAAATTGTGATGGCAAAGGTAATCAAGGACCATGTTTCTGGTCTGAGCAGAGGCTATGGTTTTGTGAAGTACGCAGATGTCCAGATGGCCAATTCGGCAATACAGGCGATGAATGGTTATCGGTTAGAAGGTAAAACACTTGCTGTCAGGATTGCTGGTAAACCGGCACCGCCTCCTGGGCCACCGGCACCTCCGCCACCTACTCAATCTTATCCTCCTCCACCATCACAACAATATGGCGCTGGTGGGCAACTGCCAAATCCTTCATATTCACCGGCTCCAGTTCCTTGGGGTGGTCCTGTTCCTTCCTATTCTCCATATGCTCCTCCGCCTCCTCCTCCTGGTTCTTACCATCCTGTCCCTGGTCAACATATGCCTCCTTATGGAATGCACtacccaccaccaccaccacctcctcatGTGACACAAGCTCCTCCGCCTGGCACTACTGCTAGTGAAAGCCAGCAAAGCTTCCCGCCAGGAGTAGTACAAGCAGACAGTggtactcctccttcatctgtGCCACCAAATGTCTATGGGAGTTCGCTTGGACAGCCTCCATATATGAGTTATCCATCTTATTACACTGCTGTTCCacctccaccacctcctccagTGCCGACGTCGTCTGCTGATCATTCCCAAAGCATGAGTAACATGCCATGGGCCAGCAATCCTCCGGTGTCGTCAACTGATCACTCGCAAGGTCTAGGTAATGCACCTTGGGCACCTAACCCTCCTATGCCACCTTCTGTTGGATACTCGCAGAGCATGGGGAACGCTCCCTGGGCTCCCAAGCCTCCAGCACAGCCACCTGCAGAGAATCCATCTGCTGTTGGAGATTCTGAGTATGAGAAGTTCATGGCTGAGATGAAGTAG